The proteins below are encoded in one region of Paenibacillus albus:
- a CDS encoding copper homeostasis protein CutC produces the protein MLLEVIALTEEDAMTASRFGADRIELVSVIEEGGLTPDADVIRQVAEVCDIPMHIMIRPHSRSFHYSEADLAEMIRSIQEIRAMQLPKLGAFVLGVLNADQTVNEEQLKQLLEAAGDVPVTFHRAFDEVRDQVEALDTLMHYPQIRTVLTSGGLPNALHASKQIAQLVRQVQAKDSALEILAGSGLTVEAVSAFVEETQVRAVHFGSGVRKNGSSTAPIDPARLTDLRAILNQR, from the coding sequence ATGCTGCTTGAGGTCATTGCACTAACAGAGGAAGATGCCATGACGGCTTCGCGCTTCGGCGCCGACCGGATTGAGCTTGTTTCCGTGATTGAAGAGGGCGGACTTACCCCCGATGCCGATGTTATCCGTCAAGTAGCCGAGGTATGCGATATTCCAATGCACATTATGATTCGCCCGCACAGCCGGTCGTTTCATTATTCGGAGGCTGATCTCGCGGAGATGATCCGCTCGATCCAGGAGATTCGGGCGATGCAGCTGCCGAAGCTTGGCGCTTTCGTGCTTGGCGTACTTAACGCTGATCAGACTGTTAATGAAGAACAGCTGAAGCAGCTGCTTGAAGCTGCTGGAGATGTGCCGGTAACCTTCCATCGCGCATTCGATGAAGTCCGCGACCAAGTGGAAGCGCTTGATACGCTGATGCATTACCCGCAGATACGCACGGTGCTCACTTCCGGCGGCTTGCCGAATGCGCTGCATGCGAGCAAACAGATTGCTCAGCTCGTCCGGCAGGTACAAGCGAAGGACTCGGCGCTTGAAATTCTGGCAGGCAGCGGCCTCACAGTAGAAGCGGTGTCCGCGTTCGTGGAGGAGACACAGGTACGCGCCGTTCATTTTGGCTCAGGCGTTCGCAAGAACGGTTCATCCACTGCACCTATTGATCCAGCTCGGCTTACGGACCTGCGTGCCATTCTGAATCAGCGATAA
- a CDS encoding sugar phosphate isomerase/epimerase family protein, translating into MKIGLSTYSLLPALKSGEMTVLDVIQWIADNGGEHMEMVPYGYTLVDNLELADAVREKAKEVGIALSNYSMPANFVQPTEEEFEAEMARVKSHVDLIHRMGMKHLRHDVTAFTIPKEQMTIAWFEESLPLIVRGSRIIADYAAQYGITTTIENHGFSVQASDRVQRVLQAVDRPNFKTTLDVGNFMCVDENPIIGVMKNLPYASLVHFKDFYFRPYDAPPGGGDWFRTSHGNYLRGAIVGHGEIEIRKIVKLIKDSGYDGFITVEFEGMEECKSASKIAMDNLRTLWQEA; encoded by the coding sequence ATGAAAATCGGATTAAGTACGTACAGCCTGCTCCCGGCGCTCAAGTCCGGAGAGATGACTGTGCTTGACGTTATTCAGTGGATCGCCGACAACGGCGGGGAACATATGGAGATGGTACCTTACGGCTACACGCTCGTTGATAACCTGGAGCTTGCAGACGCGGTAAGGGAGAAAGCGAAAGAAGTGGGCATCGCATTATCCAACTATTCGATGCCTGCGAACTTCGTGCAGCCTACGGAAGAGGAATTCGAGGCGGAGATGGCACGTGTGAAGTCGCACGTCGATCTCATTCACCGGATGGGCATGAAGCATTTGCGTCATGACGTGACGGCGTTCACGATTCCGAAGGAACAGATGACGATTGCCTGGTTCGAAGAAAGCTTGCCGCTTATCGTGCGGGGAAGCCGGATTATTGCCGATTACGCCGCTCAGTACGGCATTACGACAACGATCGAGAACCATGGCTTCAGCGTACAGGCGAGCGACCGTGTGCAGCGCGTGCTGCAAGCCGTTGACCGTCCGAACTTCAAGACGACGCTCGATGTCGGCAACTTCATGTGCGTAGACGAGAATCCGATCATCGGCGTCATGAAGAATCTGCCGTATGCTTCTCTCGTTCATTTCAAGGACTTCTACTTCCGTCCGTACGATGCTCCGCCAGGAGGCGGCGATTGGTTCCGCACTTCTCACGGCAACTACTTGCGCGGCGCAATTGTTGGCCACGGTGAGATCGAAATCCGTAAAATCGTCAAGCTGATCAAGGATTCCGGCTACGACGGCTTTATTACGGTAGAGTTCGAAGGTATGGAAGAGTGCAAATCCGCATCGAAGATCGCGATGGACAACCTGCGGACGCTTTGGCAGGAAGCATAA
- a CDS encoding alpha-L-fucosidase, with protein sequence MQTEQRIIPSAKQLAYQELEFGLFIHFGLRTFYEGYADFDERPMTTAAFNPAGLDCEQWIRTAKEAGMEYAVLTAKHHDGFSNWPSKYSSFTVEASPWRDGQGDVVREFVNACRKYDVKPGLYYSPYDGSADFYTQDAKAYDDYFVNQITELLSGYGDIDILWFDGCGSEDHTYDWPRIIGEIRRMQPNILIFNMGDPDFRWIGNEDGIAPTPCWNVVDSTDFSIYTDKLDDLGEQMWLPAECDVQMRANGSTWFYSDADEHMVKSVDELMGLYYLSVGRGTNLLLNIGPNREGLLPAKDADHLTKLGEEVRRRFGNPIATGSAWVQDGRTWQYKAEASHLIDHVIIEEDLTGGERVRRFTVSIISAKSHRPVTMYEGSNIGHKAIIRIPTVKAAGVIVEVTECDDEPILRSLSVHYAGGDV encoded by the coding sequence ATGCAAACCGAGCAGCGTATCATTCCTAGCGCAAAACAGCTGGCATACCAAGAGTTGGAGTTCGGACTCTTCATTCATTTTGGATTACGTACGTTCTACGAAGGATATGCAGATTTCGACGAGCGTCCGATGACGACTGCAGCCTTCAATCCCGCGGGCCTTGACTGCGAGCAGTGGATTCGCACGGCTAAAGAAGCCGGCATGGAGTATGCTGTGCTCACGGCGAAGCATCATGACGGGTTCTCGAATTGGCCTTCGAAGTACAGCAGCTTCACGGTCGAAGCTTCACCATGGCGTGACGGACAGGGCGATGTTGTTCGCGAATTCGTGAACGCTTGCCGGAAGTACGATGTGAAACCGGGGCTCTATTATTCACCGTACGATGGTTCGGCGGACTTCTATACGCAGGATGCCAAGGCGTACGACGATTACTTCGTCAATCAAATCACGGAGCTGCTCAGCGGCTACGGCGATATCGATATATTATGGTTTGACGGCTGCGGCTCGGAGGACCACACCTATGATTGGCCGCGCATTATCGGCGAGATTCGCCGCATGCAGCCGAACATTCTGATCTTCAACATGGGCGATCCCGACTTCCGCTGGATCGGCAACGAAGACGGCATTGCGCCGACTCCTTGCTGGAACGTAGTGGATTCCACGGACTTCTCGATCTATACCGACAAGCTGGATGATCTCGGCGAGCAGATGTGGCTGCCGGCGGAATGTGATGTGCAAATGCGCGCGAATGGTTCCACCTGGTTCTACAGCGATGCCGACGAGCACATGGTCAAATCTGTCGATGAGCTGATGGGACTCTACTATCTCTCCGTCGGACGCGGCACGAATCTGCTGCTGAACATCGGACCGAACCGCGAAGGTCTGCTTCCTGCGAAGGACGCAGATCACCTGACGAAGCTCGGCGAAGAGGTTCGCAGACGCTTCGGCAACCCGATTGCTACCGGCTCAGCATGGGTGCAAGATGGCCGCACTTGGCAGTACAAAGCGGAAGCTTCGCATCTCATCGATCACGTTATTATTGAAGAGGATCTCACTGGCGGCGAACGTGTACGCCGTTTCACAGTTTCGATCATCTCGGCCAAATCGCATCGCCCGGTTACGATGTACGAAGGCAGCAATATCGGTCACAAAGCCATTATTCGTATTCCTACTGTAAAAGCAGCCGGCGTCATCGTGGAAGTAACCGAATGTGATGACGAGCCGATTCTTCGCTCCCTCTCGGTGCACTATGCGGGCGGCGACGTTTAA
- a CDS encoding glycoside hydrolase 5 family protein: MRNRRRLLVLAIATLVLLLAVVATPVIQHWQSGSDASEAIDPHELGFNTQEPYFAQEDELNRLYDQVRSTGTQWVRVTLFWDLMEQVKGSIDWTQADLILDTAAAKGLKVVLVIRSAPSWAADGADTSLHNYMPTDGEAYGLFCYEVTKRYLKSAVPLVFELGNEENMQFFNMPEVDAAKYTTTMLIPGSEGIRRAAKELGAVRPLVLVGGFAPVEPTYVPNSVRPLDFMKAIYDNGGRGYFDSIAYHPYTYESEPSSSHWTFSELASLVDLMNSYGDMQRKIWATEVGFATGSGEGEVSEEDQAEFTGAAVDVWYSLPYAGPMLWYELVDNTSDDDANRENRFGLLHSDANWTPKPAYDVLVEKIRSFHVK, from the coding sequence GTGAGAAATCGAAGGAGGCTGTTGGTATTAGCGATCGCGACGCTGGTGTTATTACTAGCAGTGGTTGCGACACCTGTTATCCAACATTGGCAGAGTGGCAGCGATGCTTCTGAAGCAATTGACCCGCATGAGCTCGGGTTCAACACGCAGGAGCCCTACTTTGCTCAGGAAGACGAGCTTAACCGCTTGTATGATCAAGTTCGAAGCACTGGCACACAGTGGGTGCGGGTCACCTTGTTCTGGGATTTGATGGAGCAGGTGAAGGGCAGCATCGATTGGACGCAGGCAGATCTCATTCTTGATACGGCTGCAGCCAAAGGACTGAAGGTCGTGCTTGTTATACGCTCGGCACCTTCGTGGGCTGCTGACGGCGCAGATACATCCCTGCACAATTATATGCCTACGGATGGAGAGGCATATGGGCTTTTCTGCTATGAGGTCACTAAGCGATATTTGAAGTCAGCCGTACCGCTAGTCTTCGAGCTTGGCAATGAAGAGAACATGCAGTTCTTCAATATGCCGGAGGTTGATGCTGCTAAATATACGACCACCATGCTAATCCCAGGATCGGAGGGCATCCGCAGGGCGGCGAAGGAGCTTGGTGCCGTGCGTCCGCTTGTGCTCGTTGGCGGCTTCGCGCCAGTTGAGCCCACCTATGTTCCAAACAGTGTCCGGCCGCTTGATTTCATGAAGGCAATCTATGATAACGGTGGGCGAGGTTATTTTGACTCGATTGCTTATCATCCGTATACGTATGAGTCCGAGCCGTCTAGCAGCCATTGGACTTTTAGCGAGCTGGCAAGTCTTGTCGACCTCATGAATAGCTATGGCGATATGCAGCGCAAAATCTGGGCTACCGAAGTGGGCTTTGCCACTGGAAGCGGCGAAGGGGAAGTAAGCGAGGAGGATCAAGCAGAATTCACGGGTGCGGCGGTTGATGTCTGGTATAGCTTGCCTTACGCTGGACCGATGCTCTGGTATGAGCTTGTGGATAATACCTCCGACGATGATGCCAACCGGGAGAACAGATTCGGGTTGCTGCACAGCGATGCCAATTGGACACCTAAGCCGGCATACGACGTTCTAGTGGAGAAGATTCGTTCATTTCATGTGAAGTGA
- a CDS encoding DUF1697 domain-containing protein encodes MPIHIALLRGINVGGKNKIKMAELREALEASGFARVQTYIQSGNILFESDQKEPELCRQIEQVIESSFGLSIRVIIRSAAELAHIAENCPFTDKQVAQAEASCEGECLYVSMMLEAPKPDKLSKLEAFDAGADQWTLVGRDLYLLFAESVRNSKLAVQADKLSPPTTVRNWNTVNKLVSLAREMEGQA; translated from the coding sequence ATGCCGATTCACATTGCTTTGCTGCGCGGCATTAATGTCGGCGGGAAGAACAAGATCAAGATGGCGGAGCTGCGCGAGGCGCTGGAAGCAAGCGGGTTTGCGCGGGTGCAGACGTATATTCAGAGCGGCAACATATTGTTCGAGTCGGATCAGAAGGAACCGGAGCTGTGCCGTCAGATTGAGCAGGTGATCGAAAGTTCGTTCGGGCTGTCCATTCGAGTCATTATTCGCTCTGCGGCGGAGCTTGCGCACATCGCGGAGAACTGTCCGTTCACGGACAAGCAAGTGGCGCAGGCGGAAGCCTCCTGCGAAGGGGAGTGCTTGTACGTGTCGATGATGCTGGAAGCTCCGAAGCCAGATAAACTCAGCAAGCTGGAAGCATTCGATGCCGGCGCGGACCAGTGGACGCTTGTCGGCCGCGATCTGTATCTGCTATTCGCCGAAAGTGTTCGTAACTCCAAGCTCGCCGTTCAAGCGGACAAGCTGAGTCCGCCTACGACGGTGCGCAACTGGAATACCGTGAACAAGCTGGTCTCATTGGCGCGTGAAATGGAGGGACAAGCATGA
- a CDS encoding gamma-glutamyltransferase family protein, which yields MNMDKDMNMDMSMDMNYDLTHYPYASRRTATIARNGMVATSQPLASQAGLRVLQQGGNAIDAAIAAAACLTVVEPTSNGIGGDAFAILWYKGQMYGLNASGAAPSMLTLDAVRQRGYAGEMPASGWLPVTVPGAPGAWASLSERFGKLPFAQLLEPAIEYADGGYPVSPELSIKWERAHQVWKARCESSAEGVSGVYDEWFRVFAPNGRAPKPGEMWRSEGHALALREIAATKGESFYRGELAERIDRYARESGGLLRKEDLAAFQPEWVQPLSVNYRGYDVWELPPNGQGLVALMALNVLGGIPLGDKDSVETYHAQIESLKLAFADGLHYITDPARMSVSAEELLSQQYAAQRRSLIGAEALMPEPGELPKGGTVYLAAADGEGNMISFIQSNYNGFGSGVVVPGTGISLQNRGHSFSLDPAHANVLEPGKRPYHTIIPGFLTKDGEPIGPFGVMGAFMQPQGHLQVISNLIDYKLNPQAALDAPRWQWTKGKQVLVETEVPPAIAMGLQDRGHLIQVMADRKAFGCGQVIWREPSGVLIGGTEPRTDGCIASW from the coding sequence ATGAATATGGACAAGGACATGAACATGGACATGAGCATGGACATGAATTATGACTTGACGCATTATCCGTACGCGTCTAGAAGAACGGCGACTATAGCACGTAATGGCATGGTCGCAACCTCGCAGCCGCTTGCTTCGCAGGCAGGACTTCGCGTCCTGCAGCAAGGCGGAAATGCCATCGACGCGGCAATAGCTGCGGCAGCTTGTCTCACCGTTGTCGAGCCGACCTCGAACGGCATCGGCGGGGATGCGTTCGCAATTCTATGGTATAAAGGCCAAATGTATGGTCTTAACGCAAGCGGCGCCGCGCCTTCAATGCTGACGCTTGATGCCGTTCGGCAGCGCGGCTACGCGGGAGAGATGCCGGCAAGCGGCTGGCTGCCGGTCACCGTCCCTGGTGCGCCTGGCGCATGGGCAAGCTTGTCCGAACGGTTCGGCAAGCTGCCGTTCGCGCAGCTGCTGGAGCCAGCCATCGAATATGCAGATGGCGGGTATCCCGTTAGCCCGGAGCTCAGCATCAAGTGGGAGCGGGCGCATCAGGTATGGAAGGCGCGGTGCGAGAGCAGCGCAGAGGGTGTGAGTGGCGTCTATGACGAGTGGTTCCGCGTCTTCGCGCCGAATGGAAGAGCACCGAAGCCGGGAGAGATGTGGCGCTCGGAGGGCCATGCGCTCGCGCTTCGCGAGATTGCCGCGACGAAGGGCGAGTCGTTCTACCGCGGCGAGCTCGCGGAACGAATCGACCGCTATGCGCGGGAGAGCGGAGGCCTGCTGCGCAAAGAAGATCTAGCGGCGTTCCAGCCGGAATGGGTGCAGCCGCTCTCGGTCAACTACCGCGGCTACGACGTGTGGGAGCTGCCGCCGAACGGACAAGGGCTCGTCGCGCTGATGGCGCTGAATGTACTCGGCGGCATTCCGCTCGGCGACAAAGACAGCGTGGAGACCTATCACGCCCAGATCGAATCGCTCAAGCTGGCTTTCGCGGACGGATTGCATTACATCACCGATCCGGCGCGAATGAGCGTCAGCGCAGAAGAGCTGCTGTCGCAGCAGTATGCCGCGCAGCGAAGAAGCTTGATCGGCGCGGAGGCGCTCATGCCGGAGCCGGGCGAGCTGCCTAAGGGCGGCACGGTCTACTTGGCTGCTGCCGACGGGGAAGGCAATATGATCTCCTTCATTCAGAGCAATTATAACGGCTTCGGCTCTGGCGTCGTTGTGCCGGGGACCGGCATCAGTCTGCAGAACAGAGGGCATTCGTTCTCGCTTGACCCTGCACATGCGAACGTGCTCGAGCCGGGCAAACGGCCTTATCATACCATTATTCCGGGCTTCCTCACGAAAGACGGCGAGCCGATCGGCCCGTTCGGCGTCATGGGCGCATTCATGCAGCCGCAAGGGCATTTGCAGGTGATCTCGAATTTGATCGACTATAAGCTGAACCCGCAGGCTGCCCTTGATGCGCCGAGGTGGCAGTGGACCAAAGGCAAGCAAGTGCTTGTAGAAACGGAAGTACCGCCCGCTATCGCAATGGGGCTTCAAGATCGCGGTCATCTCATTCAAGTGATGGCGGACCGTAAGGCATTTGGCTGCGGACAAGTCATCTGGCGGGAGCCGAGCGGCGTATTGATTGGCGGGACAGAACCACGAACGGACGGCTGCATAGCTTCATGGTAA
- a CDS encoding acyltransferase domain-containing protein, whose translation MIEHTHKQQLAEPIWFLQEAALIAANEWLQLPADAFSALTTAAAEIRADEALSKLAQEGRALLFPEDGAEISAYRPEVSEWIKRTGNKAAQFIPLVLISGLPRTIEQYERSGIPAEVLVHTLSDLKLWMEHYYRKHGSWGTDIMWLHHHLTFHLFRLGRLQFCRSRFNGHMVVLRNTQTSEVVVMAEGGISFRSDGLIDGTGGRFEASDNGGDAWQSELQLDDAGIRGHRIDADGYASKAQTVLSPREDWEILLRDGDAVLDIHIAADGKLDIRESAESLREAGSFFARYFPEGGFRAYVCTSWLLDSQFRQLLAPTQNIVQFLNGFRLFPSVNDGTEGLKRIFDGQLYADWADAPQDTSLRRIVRQHMMGGQGLRDMGGVILPDDAVWQQL comes from the coding sequence ATGATTGAACATACACACAAGCAACAATTGGCGGAACCGATCTGGTTCCTGCAAGAAGCAGCGCTTATCGCAGCGAATGAATGGCTGCAGCTTCCGGCAGATGCGTTTAGCGCACTCACAACAGCAGCTGCAGAGATACGCGCAGATGAAGCGCTGAGCAAGCTGGCGCAGGAAGGACGCGCGCTGCTGTTCCCCGAGGACGGGGCTGAAATTAGCGCTTACCGCCCGGAAGTATCCGAATGGATCAAACGCACGGGTAATAAAGCGGCGCAGTTCATTCCGCTTGTCCTCATCAGCGGGCTGCCGCGAACGATTGAACAGTATGAACGCTCCGGCATCCCGGCAGAGGTGCTCGTCCATACGCTGAGCGATTTGAAGCTGTGGATGGAGCATTACTACCGCAAGCACGGCAGCTGGGGCACCGACATTATGTGGCTTCATCATCATTTGACGTTCCATCTGTTCCGCCTCGGAAGGCTGCAGTTCTGCCGAAGCCGCTTCAACGGACATATGGTCGTACTGCGCAATACGCAAACTAGCGAGGTCGTTGTTATGGCAGAGGGCGGCATCAGCTTCCGCAGCGATGGACTTATCGACGGCACCGGCGGGCGGTTCGAAGCCTCTGACAACGGAGGCGATGCTTGGCAGTCGGAGCTCCAGCTCGACGATGCAGGTATTCGCGGGCATCGCATCGATGCAGACGGTTATGCGAGCAAAGCACAGACGGTCCTGTCGCCTCGCGAGGATTGGGAGATCCTTCTTCGAGACGGCGATGCCGTTCTCGATATTCATATCGCGGCCGACGGTAAGCTGGACATTCGCGAATCCGCCGAATCACTGCGCGAGGCGGGCAGCTTCTTCGCGCGGTACTTCCCGGAGGGAGGCTTCCGCGCTTATGTATGCACCTCATGGCTGCTTGATTCGCAGTTTAGGCAGCTGCTGGCGCCAACTCAGAATATCGTTCAGTTCTTGAACGGGTTCAGACTCTTCCCTTCCGTGAACGATGGCACGGAAGGGCTGAAGCGTATCTTCGATGGGCAATTATACGCGGACTGGGCGGATGCGCCGCAGGATACCTCGCTTCGCCGTATCGTTCGGCAGCATATGATGGGCGGGCAAGGGCTGCGCGATATGGGCGGGGTTATTTTGCCGGATGACGCTGTGTGGCAGCAGCTTTAG
- a CDS encoding DeoR/GlpR family DNA-binding transcription regulator: MLPLQRKQAVLSYLAQRGAATMKELSDHFDVSEMTIRRDLNLLEQELRVTRSHGGVVYNDTSPAADEPDLATKLANNGDVKDKLAAYAAERFVSSSSVNIFENGTTVSRMADYLGAYDNLTLLTNGLDTLGRIRPLAAKKHTIISCGGMLREVSGTFVGPVAEEFFRRYHADTLFLSALGYSHEEGFTDPNLMDTQVKKAMMSCAEKVVILLDSSKIGKRFFSTVARLGDIHAFITDDRITAADRQIIEEGGAELHIV, from the coding sequence ATGCTGCCATTACAACGAAAACAAGCGGTGCTGAGCTACCTGGCCCAGCGCGGCGCCGCAACGATGAAGGAATTGAGCGATCATTTTGACGTGTCGGAGATGACGATTCGCCGCGATTTGAATTTGCTCGAGCAGGAGCTGCGCGTAACGCGCTCGCACGGCGGCGTCGTCTACAATGATACAAGTCCGGCGGCGGACGAGCCGGATCTGGCAACGAAGCTCGCGAACAACGGGGATGTGAAGGACAAGCTGGCAGCTTATGCGGCAGAGCGGTTTGTTAGCAGCTCCTCGGTTAATATATTCGAGAACGGTACGACCGTTTCGCGCATGGCGGACTATTTGGGCGCTTATGACAACTTGACGCTGCTTACGAACGGGCTCGACACGCTGGGCCGGATTCGTCCGCTCGCGGCGAAGAAGCATACGATCATTAGCTGCGGCGGCATGCTGCGCGAAGTATCAGGTACATTCGTCGGCCCTGTGGCGGAGGAGTTCTTCAGACGCTACCACGCAGATACGTTGTTCCTGTCCGCATTAGGCTATTCCCATGAGGAGGGCTTCACGGACCCGAATCTAATGGATACGCAGGTGAAGAAAGCGATGATGAGCTGCGCAGAGAAAGTCGTTATTTTGCTCGATTCCTCGAAGATCGGCAAGCGGTTCTTCTCTACCGTTGCGCGCCTTGGCGACATTCATGCCTTCATTACAGATGATCGAATTACAGCAGCGGATAGGCAGATCATTGAAGAGGGCGGGGCAGAGCTGCATATCGTCTAA
- a CDS encoding class I mannose-6-phosphate isomerase: MKAAYNKAPSITIRGYDHEAWAGYEAIGRTLSAALARVEKQKTVVVIECYPGVRQQEIIDGLSDALRPSLVVQAEEAALIPSDVDAKVERYMTDDRVFGYMTPFTLQEFYDPERISELQEQIMAVDSGVILVIGFGASLITQGEVLVYADMARWEIQQRYRSKEYANWRTAHKEEDILRLYKRGFFFEWRMADRLKRSLLESIDFYLDTNASADPKLLSKQALFAGLGQAVSQPFRLVPYFDPGVWGGTWLEANIELPKRAHPYAWGFDGVPEENSLYFDYDAIRVELPSINVVFFKSIQLLGEKVYSRFGAEFPIRFDFLDTIGGQNLSLQVHPTTDYIREQFGMPYTQDESYYILEATPGAEVYLGLKDNIEPEVMLADLRKAQAGGHTFPAEQYVNVYPAAKHDHFLIPAGTVHCSGAGCMVLEISATPYIFTFKLWDWDRLGLDGKPRPVHVEHGSKVIGWDRKTDWTTSSCVNAVETITEGEGWKEERTGLHELEFIETRRHWFSAPVLHEANGSVHMLNLIEGEEATVESPDGAFEPYIIRYAETFIVPASVASYTIRPSGPSTGSTIGTIKAYVRA, translated from the coding sequence GTGAAGGCAGCCTACAATAAAGCACCATCCATCACGATACGCGGCTATGACCATGAGGCATGGGCAGGCTATGAGGCGATTGGCCGTACTCTATCAGCCGCGCTAGCGCGCGTAGAGAAACAGAAAACCGTTGTCGTCATCGAATGCTATCCCGGTGTGAGACAGCAGGAAATTATAGACGGACTGAGCGATGCGCTTCGTCCGTCGCTTGTCGTTCAAGCAGAAGAAGCAGCTCTGATCCCGAGCGATGTCGATGCGAAAGTCGAGCGCTACATGACCGATGACCGTGTGTTCGGATATATGACGCCTTTCACGCTTCAAGAGTTTTATGATCCCGAGCGGATCTCTGAACTTCAGGAGCAGATCATGGCGGTAGACAGTGGCGTTATCCTCGTTATAGGCTTCGGCGCTTCGCTCATCACGCAAGGCGAAGTGCTCGTCTACGCTGATATGGCGAGATGGGAGATCCAGCAGCGCTACCGCTCGAAGGAGTACGCTAACTGGAGAACTGCCCATAAGGAAGAAGATATTCTGCGTCTATATAAGCGTGGTTTCTTCTTCGAATGGCGGATGGCTGACCGGCTGAAGCGGTCGCTGCTAGAGAGCATCGACTTCTACTTGGATACGAATGCCTCGGCTGACCCTAAGCTGCTGTCGAAGCAGGCGTTGTTCGCCGGACTTGGCCAAGCGGTGAGCCAGCCGTTCCGGCTTGTGCCGTATTTTGATCCCGGCGTATGGGGCGGCACTTGGCTGGAAGCGAACATCGAGCTTCCGAAGCGGGCGCATCCGTATGCATGGGGATTCGACGGTGTACCGGAGGAGAACAGCCTTTATTTCGACTATGATGCAATTCGGGTCGAGCTGCCGTCGATTAATGTGGTGTTCTTCAAGTCGATTCAGCTGCTAGGCGAGAAGGTGTATTCCCGCTTTGGAGCTGAGTTCCCGATACGGTTCGACTTCTTAGATACGATCGGCGGGCAAAATCTAAGCCTGCAAGTCCATCCAACGACGGACTATATCCGCGAACAGTTCGGCATGCCGTATACGCAGGATGAGAGCTACTATATTCTCGAAGCTACCCCTGGTGCAGAGGTTTATCTGGGACTGAAGGACAACATTGAGCCTGAGGTGATGCTGGCCGATCTCCGCAAAGCTCAGGCTGGCGGCCATACCTTTCCGGCGGAGCAGTATGTCAACGTCTATCCGGCGGCCAAACATGACCACTTCCTTATCCCGGCAGGCACGGTCCACTGTTCAGGTGCAGGCTGCATGGTGCTGGAGATTAGCGCTACGCCTTATATTTTCACATTTAAGCTGTGGGATTGGGATCGGCTTGGCCTTGATGGGAAGCCGCGGCCGGTTCATGTGGAGCATGGCTCGAAGGTGATTGGGTGGGATCGGAAGACCGACTGGACGACGAGCAGCTGCGTAAATGCGGTCGAGACGATTACGGAAGGCGAAGGCTGGAAGGAAGAGCGCACCGGTCTGCATGAGCTCGAGTTTATCGAGACGAGGAGACATTGGTTCTCGGCTCCCGTTCTTCATGAAGCGAACGGCAGCGTTCATATGCTGAACCTGATTGAAGGGGAAGAAGCAACCGTGGAAAGTCCGGACGGCGCCTTCGAGCCGTACATCATCCGTTATGCGGAGACGTTCATCGTGCCGGCTTCTGTCGCTTCTTATACGATTCGTCCGAGCGGTCCTAGCACGGGCTCAACAATCGGTACGATCAAAGCGTACGTTCGAGCATAG